A window of Neisseria canis contains these coding sequences:
- the acnB gene encoding bifunctional aconitate hydratase 2/2-methylisocitrate dehydratase, whose amino-acid sequence MLEAYRKAAAEREALGIPALPLTAQQTADLVELLKNPPAGEGEFLVDLLANRVPPGVDDASKVKASFLAAVAEGSVTSPLVSPEYATKLLGTMLGGYNIHPLIELLDNEKLAPVAAEGLKHTLLMFDAFHDVKEKADKGNAHAKAVLESWANAEWFTSREKVPEKITVTVFKVDGETNTDDLSPAPDAWSRPDIPLHALAMLKNPRDGINPDKPGEVGPIKLLEELKAKGHPVAYVGDVVGTGSSRKSATNSVIWHTGLDIPFVPNKRYGGVCLGGKIAPIFFNTQEDSGALPIEVDVSQLKMGDVVDILPYEGKIVKNGETVAEFQLKSQVLLDEVQAGGRINLIIGRGLTAKAREALGLPASTEFRLPQAPAESKAGFTLAQKMVGRACGLPEGQGVRPGTYCEPRMTTVGSQDTTGPMTRDELKDLACLGFSADLVMQSFCHTAAYPKPVDVKTHKELPEFISTRGGVSLRPGDGVIHSWLNRLLLPDTVGTGGDSHTRFPLGISFPAGSGLVAFAAATGVMPLDMPESVLVRFSGKLQPGVTLRDLVNAIPLYAIKQGLLTVAKAGKKNIFSGRILEIEGLPDLKVEQAFELSDASAERSAAGCTVKLNKEPIIEYMNSNVVLMKNMIADGYKDPRTLERRIKAMEAWLANPQLLEADKDAEYAAVIEINMDDIKEPIIACPNDPDDVCFMSERSGTVIDEVFIGSCMTNIGHFRAASKLLEGKSDIPVRLWVAPPTKMDAQELTNEGHYGVLGRAGARMEMPGCSLCMGNQAQVREGATVMSTSTRNFPNRLGKNTNVFLGSAELAAICSKLGKIPTVEEYQANIGIINEQGDQIYRYMNFNEIDSYNEVAESVKV is encoded by the coding sequence ATGTTAGAAGCTTATCGCAAAGCCGCCGCAGAGCGCGAAGCCCTCGGTATTCCCGCCCTTCCCCTTACCGCACAACAAACCGCTGATTTAGTAGAGCTATTGAAAAATCCGCCCGCAGGTGAAGGCGAATTCTTGGTTGATTTGCTCGCCAACCGCGTGCCGCCCGGCGTGGACGATGCCTCAAAAGTCAAAGCATCTTTCCTTGCCGCCGTTGCCGAAGGCAGCGTAACCAGCCCGCTGGTTTCTCCCGAGTATGCAACCAAACTGCTCGGCACCATGCTCGGCGGTTACAACATCCACCCGTTAATCGAGCTTTTGGACAACGAAAAACTGGCGCCTGTTGCCGCAGAAGGTTTGAAACACACCCTTCTGATGTTTGACGCTTTCCACGACGTTAAAGAAAAAGCCGACAAAGGCAATGCGCACGCAAAAGCCGTGTTGGAATCTTGGGCCAACGCCGAATGGTTTACCTCACGCGAAAAAGTGCCCGAAAAAATCACCGTTACCGTATTTAAAGTGGACGGCGAAACCAATACCGACGACCTTTCCCCCGCGCCCGACGCATGGAGCCGCCCCGACATCCCGCTGCACGCTTTGGCGATGCTGAAAAACCCGCGCGACGGCATCAATCCCGACAAACCCGGTGAAGTCGGCCCCATCAAATTGTTGGAAGAGCTGAAAGCCAAAGGCCATCCCGTTGCTTATGTCGGCGACGTAGTGGGTACCGGTTCTTCCCGTAAATCCGCCACCAACTCTGTAATCTGGCACACCGGTTTGGATATTCCTTTCGTGCCGAACAAACGCTACGGCGGCGTATGCTTGGGCGGCAAAATCGCGCCGATTTTCTTCAACACTCAAGAAGACTCAGGCGCGTTGCCGATTGAAGTTGACGTATCGCAACTGAAAATGGGCGATGTAGTCGATATCCTGCCTTACGAAGGCAAGATTGTGAAAAACGGCGAAACCGTTGCCGAATTCCAATTGAAATCACAAGTATTGCTCGACGAAGTACAAGCAGGCGGTCGTATCAACCTGATTATCGGTCGCGGCCTGACCGCCAAAGCCCGTGAAGCTTTAGGCTTGCCCGCATCTACCGAATTCCGCTTGCCGCAAGCGCCAGCCGAAAGCAAAGCAGGCTTTACCTTGGCACAAAAAATGGTCGGCCGTGCCTGCGGCTTGCCTGAAGGTCAAGGCGTGCGTCCGGGTACTTATTGCGAACCGCGCATGACCACCGTCGGCTCTCAAGATACCACTGGCCCGATGACCCGCGACGAGCTGAAAGACTTGGCTTGCTTGGGCTTCTCTGCCGACTTGGTAATGCAGTCTTTCTGTCATACCGCCGCTTATCCGAAACCGGTTGACGTAAAAACCCACAAAGAGCTGCCTGAGTTTATCTCTACCCGCGGCGGCGTGTCTTTACGTCCGGGCGACGGCGTGATCCACTCATGGCTGAACCGCCTGCTGCTGCCCGATACTGTCGGCACCGGCGGCGACTCGCACACCCGCTTCCCGTTGGGTATTTCTTTCCCCGCAGGTTCCGGCTTGGTAGCGTTTGCTGCGGCAACCGGCGTAATGCCTTTGGATATGCCGGAGTCTGTATTGGTACGCTTCAGCGGCAAACTGCAACCGGGCGTAACTCTGCGCGATTTGGTTAATGCGATTCCGCTGTACGCCATCAAACAAGGTTTGCTGACCGTAGCCAAAGCCGGCAAGAAAAACATCTTCTCCGGCCGCATCTTGGAAATCGAAGGCTTGCCGGACCTGAAGGTTGAACAAGCGTTTGAATTGTCTGACGCCTCTGCCGAGCGTTCAGCTGCCGGCTGTACCGTGAAGCTCAATAAAGAGCCGATCATCGAATACATGAATTCAAACGTTGTATTGATGAAGAACATGATTGCCGACGGCTATAAAGATCCGCGCACCTTGGAGCGCCGTATCAAAGCCATGGAAGCATGGTTGGCTAATCCGCAATTGCTGGAAGCGGACAAAGATGCGGAATACGCTGCCGTTATCGAAATCAATATGGACGATATCAAAGAACCGATTATCGCCTGCCCGAACGATCCGGATGACGTATGCTTCATGTCTGAGCGTTCAGGCACGGTAATCGACGAAGTGTTCATCGGTTCTTGTATGACCAACATTGGCCACTTCCGTGCGGCTTCCAAACTGCTGGAAGGCAAGAGCGATATTCCCGTGCGTTTGTGGGTAGCTCCGCCGACCAAGATGGATGCCCAAGAGCTGACCAACGAAGGTCACTACGGCGTGTTGGGTCGTGCCGGTGCGCGTATGGAGATGCCCGGTTGCTCGTTATGTATGGGTAACCAAGCACAAGTACGCGAAGGTGCTACTGTGATGTCAACTTCAACCCGTAACTTCCCGAACCGCTTGGGTAAAAACACCAACGTGTTCTTGGGTTCTGCGGAATTGGCAGCGATCTGCTCGAAACTGGGTAAAATCCCGACAGTTGAAGAATACCAAGCCAATATTGGTATCATCAATGAGCAGGGCGATCAAATCTACCGCTACATGAACTTCAATGAAATCGACAGCTACAACGAAGTAGCCGAAAGCGTTAAAGTTTAA
- a CDS encoding ABC transporter ATP-binding protein, with translation MAMTTASANQPYLQIKGLVKKFGDNYAVDHIDLNIDKHEIFALLGSSGSGKSTLLRMLAGMETPSEGSIILDGQDITKLAPYERPINMMFQSYALFPHMTVEQNIAFGLKQDKMPKGEIAERVEQMLRLVQMTKFAKRKPHQLSGGQQQRVALARSLAKRPKILLLDEPLGALDKKLRQQTQLELVDTLETVGVTCIMVTHDQEEAMTMATRVAIMSDGQLKQVDTPSNIYDFPNSRFTAEFIGETNIFEGTVDSINEHHALINCPELPSKIYTDQKFEGKEGQTIWISIRPEDIDLHKEKPAHRDSHNWAKGIVKDIAYLGSFAIYHVQMENGRIIKSQVPAPYWYVRNITPPTWDEEVYLDWPENQPTPLTR, from the coding sequence ATTGCCATGACCACTGCGTCTGCCAACCAACCTTATCTGCAAATCAAGGGTTTGGTTAAGAAATTTGGTGACAATTACGCTGTCGATCACATCGACCTGAATATCGACAAACATGAAATCTTTGCTTTGCTGGGCAGTTCGGGTTCCGGCAAATCAACCCTGCTGCGTATGCTCGCCGGAATGGAAACCCCTTCAGAAGGTAGCATCATTCTCGACGGACAGGACATTACCAAGCTCGCACCTTATGAGCGCCCTATCAATATGATGTTCCAAAGCTATGCCTTATTCCCGCATATGACTGTGGAGCAAAACATTGCTTTCGGCCTGAAACAAGACAAAATGCCCAAAGGCGAAATTGCCGAGCGCGTGGAGCAAATGTTGCGTCTGGTTCAAATGACCAAATTTGCCAAACGCAAACCCCACCAGCTTTCAGGCGGTCAGCAACAGCGTGTCGCCTTGGCACGCAGCCTTGCCAAGCGCCCGAAAATCCTCTTGCTTGACGAACCTTTAGGCGCACTGGATAAAAAGTTGCGCCAGCAAACCCAGCTGGAACTTGTAGATACACTCGAAACCGTGGGCGTAACCTGCATCATGGTAACGCACGACCAAGAGGAAGCAATGACTATGGCTACCCGCGTCGCCATTATGTCCGACGGCCAACTCAAACAAGTCGACACCCCCAGCAATATCTACGATTTTCCCAACAGCCGCTTTACTGCAGAATTTATTGGTGAAACCAATATTTTTGAAGGCACGGTCGACAGCATCAACGAACATCATGCCTTGATAAACTGCCCGGAATTACCCAGCAAAATCTATACCGACCAGAAATTCGAGGGCAAAGAAGGGCAAACCATTTGGATCAGCATACGCCCTGAAGATATTGATTTGCATAAAGAAAAACCGGCTCATCGCGACAGCCACAACTGGGCGAAAGGCATTGTAAAAGACATCGCCTACCTCGGCAGCTTCGCCATCTATCATGTGCAAATGGAAAACGGCCGCATTATCAAAAGCCAAGTTCCTGCACCTTACTGGTATGTGCGTAATATCACGCCTCCTACCTGGGATGAAGAAGTTTATCTGGATTGGCCTGAAAACCAGCCTACCCCGTTAACCCGCTGA
- a CDS encoding ABC transporter permease subunit, which produces MTMSVNIKRRLRPGRGLVIGIPYIWLLVLFLIPFFIVLKISFAEQELKIPPYSDLFMLDETTGKQTLHLVYYNYQEIFANFTDTLKQMFSLGGEGNNIYLRSYWLSIKTAATTTLICLLLGYPMAYGIARAKPAYRNTLLLAIMLPFWTSFLLRVYAWMGLLSQNGIINNLLMKYNIIDEPLQMFYNAFSLNLVMVYAYLPFMILPLYTQLVKFDGRLLEAASDLGAGPIKSFFTITLPLSKTGIIAGSMLVFIPCVGEFVIPDLVGSSDNLMIGRTLWMTFFDANNWPLAAALAVIMVLLLVVPIALFQHYENRELEGGGKHG; this is translated from the coding sequence ATGACCATGTCTGTCAACATCAAACGCCGCCTGCGCCCCGGACGCGGCCTTGTTATCGGTATACCCTATATCTGGCTGCTGGTGCTCTTCCTGATTCCGTTTTTTATCGTGCTGAAAATCAGCTTTGCCGAGCAAGAGCTGAAAATCCCGCCTTACAGCGATTTATTCATGCTAGATGAAACAACCGGCAAACAAACCCTGCATCTTGTTTATTACAATTATCAGGAAATTTTTGCCAATTTTACAGACACGCTCAAACAGATGTTCAGTCTGGGCGGTGAAGGTAATAATATATATTTGCGCAGCTACTGGCTTTCAATCAAAACCGCGGCTACCACCACGCTTATCTGCCTGCTTTTAGGCTATCCGATGGCCTATGGTATCGCCCGGGCGAAGCCTGCTTACCGCAATACTTTGCTGCTGGCTATTATGCTACCGTTCTGGACATCATTCCTATTGCGTGTCTATGCCTGGATGGGTTTGTTGAGCCAAAACGGCATCATTAATAATCTATTGATGAAATACAATATCATAGATGAGCCGCTGCAAATGTTTTATAACGCTTTCTCTCTCAATCTTGTGATGGTTTATGCCTACCTGCCGTTTATGATTCTGCCGCTTTACACTCAGTTGGTAAAATTCGACGGCCGTTTGCTGGAAGCCGCTTCCGATTTAGGCGCAGGCCCGATTAAATCATTTTTTACCATCACTCTGCCCTTGTCGAAAACCGGCATTATTGCAGGCTCTATGTTGGTATTTATCCCATGCGTAGGTGAATTCGTGATTCCCGATTTGGTAGGCAGCTCCGATAATCTGATGATCGGCAGAACCCTTTGGATGACTTTCTTCGATGCCAACAACTGGCCTTTGGCCGCTGCTTTGGCCGTTATTATGGTCTTGTTGCTGGTCGTGCCCATCGCCTTATTCCAACACTATGAAAACCGCGAATTGGAAGGAGGAGGCAAACATGGCTAA
- a CDS encoding ABC transporter permease subunit — MANQKMSWFLKMMLLIGMAFLYIPLIVLVIYSFNESRLVTVWGGFSTKWYARLLNNSEILEAAWLSLRIAVVSSFVAVILGTLAGYALARIKRFRGSTLFAGMVSAPMVMPDVITGLSLLLLIIQVQGMIQSITGTQAEWLDRGFFTIFLGHATLCMAYITVVIRSRLMELDQSLEEAAMDLGARPLKIFFVITLPLIAPAIVSGFLLGVTLSLDDLVITSFLSGPGSSTLPQVIFSKIKRGLDPQMNVLATIMIAIVGTLVIIINWYMMRQTTKRERETAEAERQEKLAVEQAIHN; from the coding sequence ATGGCTAATCAGAAAATGTCTTGGTTTCTCAAGATGATGCTGCTTATCGGCATGGCTTTCCTTTACATCCCTCTGATTGTATTGGTGATTTATTCATTCAACGAATCCCGCCTGGTTACCGTATGGGGCGGCTTCTCAACCAAATGGTATGCGCGCCTGCTCAACAACAGCGAAATTTTGGAAGCGGCATGGTTGTCTTTGCGTATCGCTGTGGTTTCTTCATTCGTCGCCGTTATTCTCGGCACTTTAGCAGGCTACGCGTTGGCGCGCATCAAGCGCTTTCGCGGCAGTACCCTCTTTGCAGGTATGGTGTCGGCTCCTATGGTGATGCCAGATGTGATTACCGGCTTATCGTTGCTTTTGCTGATTATTCAAGTGCAAGGCATGATACAAAGCATTACAGGCACCCAGGCCGAATGGCTTGACCGCGGATTTTTCACCATTTTTCTCGGCCACGCCACTTTGTGTATGGCTTACATTACCGTGGTTATCCGCTCACGCCTGATGGAGCTCGACCAATCGCTGGAAGAAGCCGCGATGGACTTGGGCGCGCGCCCTTTGAAGATTTTCTTTGTGATTACCTTGCCCTTGATTGCGCCTGCAATCGTATCGGGTTTTTTGCTCGGCGTGACGCTTTCTTTGGATGATTTGGTGATTACTTCCTTCCTCTCCGGCCCGGGCTCTTCCACGCTGCCGCAAGTTATTTTCTCCAAAATCAAGCGCGGTTTGGATCCTCAAATGAACGTGTTGGCTACCATCATGATTGCCATTGTGGGTACACTAGTAATTATCATCAATTGGTACATGATGCGTCAAACCACCAAACGGGAACGTGAAACCGCAGAGGCCGAGCGCCAGGAAAAACTGGCCGTAGAACAGGCCATTCACAATTAA
- a CDS encoding molybdopterin molybdotransferase MoeA: protein MLDFETALNRLLLSHSCSLGSETVCLSESMGRILAEPLFARYPSPLFDNSAMDGYAVCDNQGGLQDFTVVSRIMAGEISDTPLQHGQAVRIFTGAALPPQATAVVLQEDCRVEGDKLHVDTAIKAGQHMRLKAEEIEEGDILLARGSMMSAAAVGLAASQGCRELPVYRKMKAVVLSSGNELTEPGAELGKGKIYDANRYQLIAWLRNLGIETDDGGILPDDLVQTQTALQQAGEQYDVIITSGGASVGDADYLKQALQNIGVLTEHSIAIKPGKPFAWGEAGRAHVFVLPGNPVSACVTGQVLLLPVLNKLMGKNEADWQLTELYITAAFTTKKAIKRREFLRVRVETEQNGETVARLLPNQGSAMLATCVAANALCDVPPDTLIEAGSKVRILMLK, encoded by the coding sequence ATGCTTGACTTTGAAACCGCGCTCAACCGATTGTTGCTTTCCCATTCCTGCAGCTTGGGCAGCGAAACCGTATGCCTGTCTGAAAGCATGGGCAGGATATTGGCTGAGCCTTTGTTTGCGCGTTACCCGAGCCCTTTGTTCGACAACAGCGCGATGGACGGCTATGCCGTGTGCGACAATCAGGGCGGCTTGCAAGACTTTACTGTAGTCAGCCGGATTATGGCCGGTGAAATCAGCGACACGCCTTTGCAGCACGGGCAGGCCGTGCGCATTTTTACCGGCGCCGCGTTGCCGCCGCAAGCTACGGCGGTGGTGTTACAGGAAGACTGCCGGGTCGAGGGCGACAAGTTACATGTCGATACGGCCATCAAAGCGGGGCAGCATATGCGGCTGAAAGCTGAGGAAATCGAAGAAGGCGACATTTTGCTGGCGCGCGGCAGTATGATGTCTGCCGCAGCCGTGGGTTTGGCCGCATCGCAGGGCTGCCGCGAGCTGCCGGTGTACCGGAAAATGAAGGCGGTTGTATTGTCCAGCGGCAACGAACTCACCGAGCCGGGTGCCGAATTGGGCAAGGGTAAAATTTATGATGCCAACCGCTACCAACTGATTGCGTGGCTGCGCAATTTGGGTATCGAAACCGACGACGGAGGCATTCTGCCCGACGATTTGGTGCAAACCCAAACCGCTTTGCAGCAGGCGGGCGAACAATATGATGTGATTATCACCAGCGGCGGCGCATCGGTGGGCGATGCGGATTACCTGAAGCAGGCCTTGCAAAATATCGGCGTGCTGACCGAACACAGCATTGCCATCAAACCCGGCAAGCCCTTTGCTTGGGGCGAAGCAGGCAGGGCGCATGTATTTGTGTTGCCCGGCAATCCTGTGTCTGCGTGTGTAACCGGGCAGGTGCTGCTGCTGCCGGTGTTGAATAAATTAATGGGTAAAAATGAAGCAGATTGGCAGCTCACGGAGTTATATATTACCGCCGCATTTACCACCAAAAAGGCCATCAAACGCCGCGAGTTTCTGCGGGTTCGGGTGGAAACGGAGCAAAACGGCGAAACGGTTGCCCGCCTGCTGCCCAACCAAGGCTCGGCTATGTTGGCCACATGCGTTGCCGCCAATGCCTTGTGCGACGTGCCGCCGGACACGCTGATAGAAGCCGGCAGCAAAGTGCGGATATTGATGCTGAAGTAA
- a CDS encoding molybdenum cofactor guanylyltransferase, which produces MALNALILAGGQGSRMGGCDKGLAMYEGVAFIDHVIRRLNLPLSRIAVSANRNQAEYAKRAAQVFGDLPAYQNCGPLAALASAAETGLAQAGWLLTVPCDTLHLPQDLCRRLTEAAEHNPDCRAFYAATEARRHYGVMLVHTDLLGSAAAYLDAGGRSIQGWLAGQHARPVYFPNEAEFRNYNTLQDMEKPHA; this is translated from the coding sequence ATGGCGCTGAACGCATTAATTCTGGCAGGCGGGCAGGGCAGCCGCATGGGCGGCTGCGATAAAGGGCTGGCAATGTATGAAGGTGTGGCGTTTATCGACCATGTTATCCGCCGCTTGAACCTGCCGCTTTCCCGCATCGCCGTGAGCGCCAACCGCAATCAGGCTGAATATGCAAAGCGCGCAGCCCAAGTGTTCGGCGATCTGCCGGCCTACCAAAACTGCGGCCCGCTGGCTGCGCTGGCCAGCGCGGCCGAAACCGGATTGGCGCAAGCCGGCTGGCTGCTGACAGTGCCTTGCGATACTTTGCATTTGCCGCAGGATTTATGCCGCAGGCTGACGGAGGCGGCCGAACACAATCCCGATTGCCGTGCCTTTTATGCCGCTACCGAAGCGCGCCGGCATTACGGCGTGATGCTGGTGCACACGGATTTGCTCGGTTCTGCTGCCGCGTATCTAGATGCCGGCGGACGCAGCATTCAGGGCTGGTTGGCCGGGCAGCACGCACGCCCCGTGTATTTTCCCAATGAAGCCGAATTCCGAAACTACAATACTTTGCAAGATATGGAGAAACCGCATGCTTGA
- a CDS encoding molybdenum cofactor biosynthesis protein MoaE, translated as MKLTVRVQESDFNLQNEYDMLLKDTENTGAVAAFVGRVRDKDTDTPLSHLFLEHYPEVTEREIERIAREADKRWPLTACTVIHRVGLLGADEQIVLVLAAGEHRKAAFSAAEFLMDYLKTQAPFWKQEHFSDGREHWVEAKQSDVEAVDKWR; from the coding sequence ATGAAGCTGACCGTGCGCGTGCAGGAGTCGGATTTTAATCTGCAAAACGAATATGACATGCTGCTGAAAGATACTGAAAATACCGGTGCGGTTGCGGCCTTTGTCGGGCGGGTACGCGATAAGGATACCGACACGCCTTTATCCCATCTTTTTCTGGAGCATTACCCCGAAGTAACCGAACGGGAAATCGAACGAATCGCACGTGAAGCCGATAAGCGCTGGCCGCTCACCGCCTGCACCGTTATCCACCGGGTCGGCCTGTTGGGTGCGGACGAGCAAATCGTGTTGGTGTTGGCGGCGGGCGAACACCGCAAAGCAGCGTTTTCCGCAGCCGAATTTCTGATGGATTATCTGAAAACCCAAGCACCGTTTTGGAAGCAGGAACATTTTTCAGACGGGCGTGAACACTGGGTGGAAGCCAAACAAAGCGATGTAGAGGCCGTAGATAAATGGCGCTGA
- a CDS encoding MoaD/ThiS family protein, giving the protein MISILYFGVLKQRLKTERETLEWKGGCGIDLLAILRARGAEWDDALAEDKIFRIVINKQISPWEAEIPDGAEVGLLPPVTGG; this is encoded by the coding sequence ATGATCAGCATTCTTTATTTCGGCGTATTGAAGCAGCGTTTGAAAACCGAACGGGAAACACTCGAATGGAAAGGCGGCTGCGGCATTGATCTGCTTGCCATTTTGCGAGCCCGCGGAGCAGAATGGGACGACGCATTGGCGGAAGACAAAATATTCCGCATCGTAATCAACAAGCAGATTAGCCCGTGGGAAGCGGAAATTCCCGACGGAGCCGAGGTAGGCCTGCTGCCGCCGGTAACGGGAGGTTGA
- a CDS encoding type IV pili methyl-accepting chemotaxis transducer N-terminal domain-containing protein: MNHHISLSGRLKLLTALWVTAALVSIAFTLVLSWRMEGAGAAINDAGSLRMRTYLMAFKLTEQPPVNTIETDIREFDRILANLQSGDPKRPLFLPSSEDVAQQMAQIVNYWQHHTRPMLASAETNRPALHQTLQNFVAQIDKLVLLAERENARNTEWLRLFQTGLMVMVLLGAAVMVVLLYAWVILPINNLSAGVNAIREGRFGKKVAVGNVTEFAQLAIGFNQMSTHLQKLYGSLEQKVAQKTHDLARKNHELETLYQTTRQLHQTHAAAEAAQDFLNRVMPQTSAAAGSVRLLDFTRNRMDLAASKGLPENLRTAEQCERLEACFCGHAANNQTGEHIVHFFHDEPPETVNFCEKAGFKDLAVFHVRHKDQEIGIFTLYFNEQSSLEAAESELLNTLCDQLGLAIANIRLIEENRQLAVLQERNLLAQGLHDSIAQTLTFLNLQVQMLESAMKTGQLEQIEENMNFIKEGVQECYDDVRELLLNFRTKVSRKDFTEAVETLTKRFTQQTHIPVEVKWSGHGLPLSPEQQLQVIFILQESLSNIRKHARADHVEISLQNHQDFILSIRDNGIGFGMERLAAMSSSHVGIGIMYERARRIHAELDITSVLEQGTTITLTLHENKRAAT; encoded by the coding sequence ATGAACCACCATATCAGCCTCTCCGGGCGATTGAAACTGCTAACGGCGCTTTGGGTAACGGCAGCATTGGTATCCATCGCGTTTACCCTGGTTTTGTCTTGGCGCATGGAAGGTGCGGGAGCAGCCATCAACGATGCCGGCAGCCTGCGTATGCGTACTTACCTGATGGCCTTCAAATTAACAGAACAGCCGCCGGTTAACACCATTGAGACCGACATTCGTGAATTTGACCGCATATTGGCCAACCTGCAAAGCGGCGACCCCAAACGCCCTCTCTTTTTACCCTCATCTGAAGATGTCGCGCAACAGATGGCACAGATAGTCAACTACTGGCAGCATCATACCCGTCCCATGCTGGCTTCTGCCGAAACAAACCGCCCCGCCCTGCATCAAACCCTGCAAAATTTTGTGGCTCAAATCGACAAGCTGGTGCTGCTGGCAGAACGGGAAAACGCACGCAACACAGAATGGCTGCGGCTTTTTCAGACAGGCCTGATGGTGATGGTGTTGCTGGGAGCAGCGGTGATGGTGGTATTGCTTTACGCTTGGGTAATCTTGCCCATCAACAACCTAAGCGCCGGAGTAAATGCCATCCGTGAAGGCCGGTTCGGCAAAAAAGTGGCTGTCGGCAATGTAACCGAATTCGCCCAACTTGCCATCGGCTTCAACCAAATGAGTACCCACCTGCAAAAGCTGTATGGCAGCTTGGAACAAAAAGTAGCGCAAAAAACCCATGATCTCGCCCGCAAAAACCACGAGCTGGAAACCCTCTACCAAACCACCCGCCAACTACACCAAACCCATGCCGCAGCAGAGGCCGCACAGGATTTCCTCAACCGCGTAATGCCGCAAACTTCCGCTGCGGCCGGCAGCGTGCGCCTGCTCGACTTCACCCGCAACAGAATGGATCTCGCCGCCAGCAAAGGCCTGCCTGAAAACTTACGCACAGCCGAGCAATGCGAACGTTTGGAAGCCTGTTTCTGCGGCCATGCCGCCAATAATCAAACCGGCGAACACATCGTACATTTTTTCCATGACGAGCCGCCGGAAACGGTCAACTTCTGCGAAAAAGCAGGGTTTAAAGATTTGGCCGTGTTTCATGTGCGCCATAAAGATCAGGAAATCGGCATTTTTACACTCTATTTCAACGAGCAATCCTCTTTGGAAGCCGCCGAATCCGAATTATTGAACACCTTGTGCGACCAGCTCGGCCTTGCCATTGCCAACATCCGGCTAATCGAAGAAAACCGCCAGCTTGCCGTTTTACAGGAGCGCAACCTTTTGGCGCAGGGTCTGCACGACAGCATCGCGCAAACCCTTACCTTTCTCAACCTGCAGGTACAAATGCTTGAAAGTGCTATGAAAACCGGCCAGTTGGAACAAATTGAAGAAAATATGAACTTTATCAAAGAAGGCGTGCAAGAATGCTATGACGACGTGCGCGAACTTCTGCTAAACTTCCGAACGAAAGTCAGCAGAAAAGACTTTACCGAAGCCGTTGAAACCCTGACCAAGCGGTTTACCCAGCAAACCCACATTCCCGTGGAAGTCAAATGGTCGGGGCACGGCTTACCGCTCAGCCCCGAGCAGCAGCTGCAAGTCATCTTCATTTTGCAGGAAAGTCTGTCCAACATCCGCAAACACGCCCGCGCAGACCATGTTGAAATATCCTTGCAAAACCATCAGGATTTCATTTTGAGCATCCGCGACAACGGCATCGGTTTCGGCATGGAAAGACTTGCAGCCATGAGCAGCAGCCATGTCGGCATCGGTATTATGTACGAACGGGCGCGCAGGATTCATGCCGAGCTCGACATCACTTCCGTGTTGGAGCAGGGCACCACTATCACACTGACTTTACATGAGAATAAGAGAGCAGCCACATGA
- a CDS encoding response regulator produces the protein MSINIVLIDDHTLFRSGIKALLSRQEDFNVVGEAEDGLSGVKITEQLHPDIVLLDLDMPVMNGREALEQILNANPEQTVVMLTVSEDSEDLTECMRLGARGFLLKNINADFLLDSIRKAVDGDNVFSPEMTARLVQSLISPTPAPKNDQLAGLTPRELEILGYLAAGHSNKIIARRLDLAESTIKVHVQNILRKLELSSRVQAAVYAVQHKVPQPD, from the coding sequence ATGAGCATCAATATCGTACTGATCGACGACCACACCCTTTTCCGTAGCGGCATCAAAGCCCTGCTTTCCCGCCAGGAAGATTTCAATGTTGTCGGCGAGGCTGAAGACGGCCTTTCCGGCGTTAAAATTACCGAGCAGCTGCACCCCGATATCGTTTTGCTGGATTTGGACATGCCTGTTATGAATGGGCGCGAAGCATTGGAGCAAATCCTCAATGCCAACCCCGAACAAACCGTTGTGATGCTTACCGTATCGGAAGACAGCGAAGACCTTACCGAATGTATGCGCTTGGGCGCGCGCGGTTTTCTGCTGAAAAACATCAATGCCGATTTTCTGCTCGATTCCATCCGCAAAGCGGTGGACGGCGACAATGTGTTTTCCCCCGAAATGACTGCGCGGCTGGTTCAATCGCTGATTTCCCCCACGCCCGCTCCGAAAAACGACCAACTCGCAGGCCTCACGCCGCGCGAGCTGGAAATTCTCGGCTATCTGGCTGCCGGCCACAGCAACAAAATCATCGCCCGCCGCCTCGACCTGGCCGAATCCACCATTAAAGTGCATGTACAAAATATTTTGCGCAAACTGGAATTAAGCAGCCGCGTGCAAGCGGCCGTATATGCCGTGCAGCATAAAGTGCCGCAGCCGGATTAA